Part of the Rhipicephalus sanguineus isolate Rsan-2018 chromosome 5, BIME_Rsan_1.4, whole genome shotgun sequence genome is shown below.
gacgcccggtcgttatttccctctcccgtcatgctgtataacatacgttgatgtgggagagagatgggaggagggcggcgaagaactttactgagaccctgaggaaatggatcatgcgcttctgggcttccgtggcaaccaatacaagtacacttgcgaggaacccactacgctataaatcattgtaactttactgagaccccgaggaaatggatcatgcgcttatgggcttccttggcaaccaatacaagtgaacttgcgaggaacccactacgctataaattattgtaatttttgagaagtagggcagcaggcactgtgccattttttgtcattctacggagagccgtggtacctgctaaacgcatgtaagacattatgcgcactttgttgatgctgtgcctgatgacggtgaagaattatgacagggccctttgtaatgggttggaagcaatcaacaacctactcgttgtgcaattcgcattgtgtgacgcctggttacagaattcgcgttgtgcgacgcttggtgcttattttactcttctaccgcgctatattgcatatgctaatgtggttccttcccgacatgaagcctgtataggatctttttgcaaagcagtttcaagtaccgcCATGGctaagaggttgaatactgggctcccacgcagagggcccaggttcgaacctggttccatcctggaattttttcttatttcgtttttttttcttatttcgagcgatactggttacggtcaccggcggcggcggcggcagacaactacggcgccaaaaacggccggtgaaatgatctcataacagctttcgctgtaaaaatgacgagcgaacaaagcACAGACGCAGCTGTAACCCATGTGCGCTCGTACGTcaccggcgccgatcacaacaagcgccagccgccagccgcgggagctagacatgactgcagcgccactagttctcgagaccgccacgcggaccgcctctacggcggagcttttaaagtgagtttgttctagtaacgttggtttcaagcaccggcatggctctgtggtctTTTCCACGTTTCTGTGTTGCGGTGTAGAAGACGTTTCGTGTCCCCGTGACTTAAAAATGCGTTACGTCGCCGCTTACCTCCTGGCCTCCATGGGTGGCAACAAAGACCCATCCGCCGCCGACATCGAGAAGATCCTCGGTAGCGTCGGCATCGAATCCGACAGCGAGCGACTCAACAAGGTCATCAGCGAGCTGAAGGGAAAGACCCGAAAGACCGTCGACGAAGTCATCGCGAAGGGCAAGGAAAAGCTGGCTACTATGCCCTCTGGTGGTGGTGCAGCTGCTGCTGCGGCGCCCGCTCCTGCGGCTGCTGCTGGTGGTGGCGCAGCAGCTCCAAAGGAAGCAgccaagaaagaggaaaagaaggaAGAGTCCGAGGAGGATGACGACATGGGTTTCGGCCTGTTCGACTAACGTCGCAACACTGACACAAGCCATTTTCATTGTAAATGAAGTTCATGGTTgctctcttgcaaaaaaaaaaaaaaaaaaaaaaaaaccggcatggctctgtggtagaacactgggctcccacgcagagggaccaggttcgaacGTCACtctatcctggattttttttcttatttcgttttttttcttattttgagcgatagtggttacggacaccggcggcggtggcggcggcggacaactacggcgccgataacggcccttgttgtgatctcataacagctttcgctgtaaaaaaatacaaTCAGTTAGTGACCGACAATCTAAAGTGACGTGAAGTTGATGAATGAAGGATGCCAGTTGTgtttcacaagatatatttttgAGGAATCCGTGTTGCGCGTCTGAAAAGAAGGAATGTGTTTCTAAAAATGAGGCAATGTTAGTGTAAATAATGTGCTCTAATGTTTTGCAAGGAATACTGGTTAATGATATGGGGCGGTAGTTTAGGCGTGAATTTTTACTACCTGACTTGTGAACCTGAACCACCTTCCCGACCTGCCAGTCATGCGGGAGAGCGCCGTCATCGATGGATTGCTGAAAAATCTTTGCAACGACGAAGAAATGGCGCTGGTGCTTTTTAAAAACTTAGGAGTAATTGAGCCGGAGCCCGGGCTTCATGATGTATTTAGTGAATCTATCAGCTTCGAAATAACGGAGGGCGAAATGATGATAGGATCCATGGTTGAGTATTTGTAACCGGGTTGAGATAAGTAGGTGTCACGTCAGTATATCTGGTGAAGTTGTTGCAGAAAACGTTGTTTAATATTTCGGCACGATCAGATTCGGCAATAGGCGTGCCATTATTATCGATTAGATGAAACATGCTGTTATGGTTATTGTAACATTGCGTCGTAGAAGCGTACAATAGCACCAGGCGTTACACCATGTCAATTACGCATCGAATGGGTGATTTAAAGGTGCAGCCATTGCATTACGCTCAGGTACAATtattcatcagcagcagcaacggcATCAACAACGTCTGCAGCTGCGCCACGTGTGCGTATTGCCGTACGGACACGTAGCGGGTACCTCGATAATTTGCAAAATGGTGAATaaaggcgtagtgggcacttcgcaagtgcacttgcaacaGGCGTGCATTTTAGGACAGTTTcaagcggccaatgttacgctcACAGCTTTATTCGTGGCATGGTTGAGATGTCCACGGAGGAGGCGAATCCTGGCTAGCGAaggagaaggcgatgcgaacagggcctGATTACTCTATCGCGTTCTATCGGTCTTGAAGGCAAAGCGGAAGCGTCCTCCGaagttttattgtttttttttatttttaaataaacTCATTTCAATAGGTTGAAGCGCAAGGATGGCCGTAATACTGGTATGTATCAGTGGACAATTTAGAAAGACATATATCAAAACTTCTACCGTCCTTGCTCTAATTTGACACGACTTCAGGGCTCGCAGCCTACACAATGACTAAATAGCGTGTCCTGTAAATCAGATAGCTTCTGGTGTATTGGCGAAGAGAGTACAATATTTGGTCATTTATGCATCGTAAGTGCTCGTGGAAGTAGTTTACACTTCCTCTAGTAAAGCGGTTAGAAAGTAAATTTTAGTACGTGCCAGGAATGACTCCTAAACAATGGTTTTATTTTTGCGACTGTATATGCCGCCGTTTTCATTTGCTGGTTGATGAACCGCACTTAGATTTCTTCATGTGTTGCGCACTTTCTGCTTCGAATCTTTCGATAGGGTACTCGTGTACTTTTGATGCCGAGGACTTGTTTTACTCCATCCCGCGCAATGAACCGTTTTTCTGTATGAGAAGTTTCATAGAGGAGAGTGCGACAGAAGGGGAATTTGTCTAGCTGCAcgttttcttgttagacacaaatTAAGGAAGCCAAGAGACAACCAAGATAAAGCTGCCTTGTCTGTTGGCTTTATTAGATTGTAGACGAGAGTGGTGTTGTTGCCTTCCCGAATGCCGCCGTGGGTATGACCGTAAAAGGTTTCATATCTCTTCTCGAGGTTTATCTTCAAGCCAACGTTATCATTTCTTGTGGGGATTTTTGTGTACACAAACAAGGCATTTTTATAGGCTCCTGCGTCGCTCGCGTGCTTCGAAAATTGTTTTATCTGCGCTTGACCGTGCCTTAGTTTGCTTCAGGTATATCACATTTTGCAAGCGTAGGTGTGTAACCTACgcttgcaaaataaataaataacttttcGAGTTGAACCCAagtcttctgcgtggcaaacaggtgttctaccacagagctacgccattaCTTGGAGCTGCTTCcgaaaaaaaccctatacgaatgtcatgcaaTGCGAGGAGCACGTAACGCGtgtaatgttgcatggcagaagtgtGGAATCGCACCGGGCgttcaagacatgcgaattgcaCGAGTGAGGTGTTTATAGACCCACGCATTACAATCTCTCTGACATACTTAatgatcatcagcagcaaaagcatcaccaAAGTGAGCAGGTGCGTAGgtccgcgtgttgccttacagaaacgtagtgggtacgtcgctgattcgcaaaatgaagaatgcgtAGGGTGCACTTGACAACNNNNNNNNNNNNNNNNNNNNNNNNNNNNNNNNNNNNNNNNNNNNNNNNNNNNNNNNNNNNNNNNNNNNNNNNNNNNNNNNNNNNNNNNNNNNNNNNNNNNtatcaacgtcataaccgtgacggaagtacttgctggaccccggcataaaacactttcgtgttaaaaaacaagaaaacaagaggtcaactgggcgtagacgttcgcgcgcttgtttttgtcacATGACGGCTCGAGCGCCGCCATgtgactgtgctccaccaataAGGACGCACAGACCTCAACATCCTCCCTTGCTAGAGGATTGCGGCGGAAGGATCAGAGAATATCACTGCTTTAGCTTTGTTCAGGTGGATTAGTGGCAGCAGTGTCACCTTTGGAAGCTGAGTACAGCCAACGTTTATTCTGTCGCACGGTCGTGCTGCGATCGCAGTGTTTTGTATCTCAATAGGTACGCTGTATATTTTATTGTATCGGAAAAGCAGATACTGATGCACATCTCGCGAGAAGTGTGCGACAGAGATGCAAGATACTCAACGGGCATCTAAGATATATGTGCCTTCGGTACTGCCCAGAACTGCCTCCCTATGTTCACTGAAATATAGTAAATCTGCAGTTAGAGAGACGGCGCATGCATCAAGATCCGAAAGTTACGGCTTTCGGTTTAAGCTACTTCGTTCACTGTCTCAGGTCGATGCTAACGGAGTTTTCAACGGGATGGTCTGTCAGGGTTGACCTCGAACCTCACGTCGCTGAGACAGTGCAACCTCTTGTAGGGACCAAAACACCGCCGTAGAAGTTTCTCAGCGAGCCCCAGGACAGGAATCGTGCATTGTACCAAAATCTGATCCGGTCGCTAGGTAGATGAACGACGAATGGATGATATATTTGGATGTCGCGATCATACAGGTTAGATACAACCGAATGAATACAACCATCAGGCCAAGAAAAGCACAGGGGAAATTGTTTTCTTTGAAtgtgttgtagtaattatgacctAAATCGAAATGaactgaagtggacgaaaaatcccTCTTTCTGCCGGTGGGATCCGAGCCCACAATTTGAAGGTTGTGAGTTTGGATGCCACCGAAGGAAAGAATGATTTTCGGTCCACTTTAATTCACTTCAATTCATTTCGCAAAAAAAGCAAGGTTAGGCCCCATGATAACATTGCTGGCGCGTTTTACTTTGCCCTTTCAATCATGTTATCACCGGTTTGAGCTCTTCGTTGTCCTGTTGTTTATTAGGAATAGTTGCCGCGCCACAGCTACTAAAAGAGCTCCTTTTACCTTTAATATTGCTCCTAAAACCCTCAATTATCTTTTGTGTGCGGCAATTCTAGAGAGGACATTGAAATTCAATCGGCATATATCTGCTGCTTTGCTGTTTCATAGACAACTGTCCTGTCACACTCTTGCAGTCACAAGCTCCCTCTAGCGAAGCATCTGGGTGGCCCTTTCGTGTTAGTCACCCAACAAATGGACTTGTAGTCGTCCCCTACTTGAAAGGCATGGCTGTATAAGTATTGGCAAAACTTaagttttaagggcgaagcacatTAGGGTCTACGCTTTTCCGGTGTGTGGCGTTAttcgtgctcacggcacagcaccgtgtaaaatctcGTAAAGAAGGTTTAGCAATAGACTACTATCAATTCTAGTagcgacagaacaatataaaacagcaagaagcacaaatcatttatactagtcggcgatttcaaagtagacattatggaccttaggacctagttttgtcgtcgacgctcactgtctgCTGGCATTGCGGTTAGAAAACCGTTCCGATAGATGAAACATATGTGTGTAGGGAAATCAAAAGAAGGTTTACAATATacgaacaacaatcgtaattgtgacaaaccaatataaaacacctacaagcacaaaccctttatactagtcggtggtTTGAACGTACACATTATAGACCTTAGGACTGAGCTTTGTCATCCACTCTATAtgccactttatgtcactcaatttacattatatagggcaacgctcgggtaacatattgCCACGTGAGTTCCTTAtgatcacttttgttgtattctgttTTCGACCTCAAAGAccgccagcaacgctcagcacgAACCGcgtctcagtgttcgagaagcttcgcgagattagtacatcgttttgttaagattgcacgcaagacgcgaacgctcgagcttattctagaacatgcgcaacaagcagcgatatcgctggaaagttcgatagcgcctgtataaaagccgacgcgcttcaccacttgtcagttgatcgacggacgacgccctgttcgccgctatcattgtacagcgtgtattgctgtagttcaagttctcattttccggccacaagttcggccaaataaacactttcatcctgcaaacgccgactgctgtcttcgtcgacgtcacgaccacgtgacatctggtggaggtgctgctcgttcatgtaccggacgcccccgtcaagccgtgaacccagcccacgtcgcgaaggaGACGCCGACaccgtcagcgacagtcgagccagccgcagactgaaaggactgccccccccccaatacggacccctaccggacaagtctAGAGCCACGGCAACTAAGGCAACAAGCACAATGAcgaccgcagtgtcccctgcagcgatagtgatgcaaccgcccagggagccgccgacattccgtggttcaccatgtgaagaccccgagacgtggctggagacgtttgaaagggtctcgacatttaacaactggacctccgacgacaacctgcgccacgtgtacttttacttggaagacgcaacaaggacctggtacgagaatcgggagtcctcactccgtacttgggacctctttcgcggcaattttttagcgacgttcacgagcgtcgtccgaaaagaaagggccgcagccttgttggagacacgggtgcaacatccgaacgaaaacgtggccatcttcacggaagaaatgaaccgacttttccgccacgctgaccccgacatgctcgaggaaaagaaagtccgcttcctcatgcgaggggtcaagcaagtactcttcgctggactgatgcgtaacccacccaagaccgtccaagaattcctgacggaagcaacggcgatcgagaagaccctggaaatgcgtacgagacagtacaaccgccgcattcctacgacgaccttcggggaggttcacgcgctacaatctgatgacctgcgtgacaccatcagaactatcgtgcgggaggagctgcgtaaattattgccctcctcccagcctcaagtggacccgatcgccgacgtcgtacgccaggaaatccagcaatttctgggagcacctgaaccagcgcagcctgagccacaagcaatgagctacgctgctgcagcccgacgcaacgcccccgctccccgtccacgtcacgacgaagcgtcgccgcagcagttccgccgccagacgccgccgccgccaccaccaccaccgacaccctaccgccctcctgtcgcccagcgctatgcgccaaggaagaccgacgtttcgcgcgcccctgacaaccgcccgctctgctaccactgcggggaggccggccacacgtaccgccgctgccagtaccgtcagatggggctacgcggattccccgtcaacgcgccgcgcccgcagccaggcgaacggcctcgcgacatcgacgactacctcacaggcacacagtggcaagaacgacgaccttcccgctcaccgtcgcccagccgctacatgtcaccgcaccgccggcagtacactggcccaaaccggggccggtcgcctagcccatatccggaaaactaagggcagcaaccggtggaggtgcggttgctgaacgacgaaatgctgaagatcctccgccgtcgacgacgacaccgcgacgaagttccgagcccccgccgcacgccgaacgacgtcgacgtcctgaagacgaaactttacgaccggaagaagacctgacgacgcaacgcggaagcagcggtgcaaaccgacgtagccgtgacccgacgccgcgacgtaaccgcaacgcaagacggcggactagcgacctcgacgttctgatcgacggcctcaacgtcaccgctctcgtcgatactggagccgactattccgtcatcagtgggccgttcgcagcaaagttgaagaaagttaggactgcttgggaaggccccgagatccggaccgctggaggccatctaataacgccgattggtgtctgcacggcgagagtcactatcaacaaccggacttatcctgcgagctttgtaatcctacaaaactgctccagggatgtgatacttggaatggacttcctaagtgaccacggcgccgtcatcgacttaggaaccaagtcgataaccctatcgtcggagaaagcgacaccgccggatacgagcccatgtcaacatgccctgaacgtgctcgaggatcaagtcaccattcctcctagatccagcatcataattcccttCGGCGCAGAAACgactgaatgcatcgaaggtgttatcgagagcgatcagggtttgctgctagaccgtgacatttgcgtcgcaagaggcattgctcggctgtatgaagggaaaggaagcgtgatgctaacgaatttcagccaagaatacagacacctgagcaggggcacgacgattgcgtacatcgaagaaatcttggctgtcagcgatgcgtttgccttttcagattctgacgaagctacaacgacaaccgcaatgcctgagccatccttcgacgtaaacccaagcctttcCGCCCGCCAAcgccaacagctccgatgccttctgaagaaatacaaggactgtttctcgtcgtcatcacgggtccggcaaacgccccttgctaaacaccgtatcatagcggaagaaaatgctcgaccactccgtcagagtccctaccgggtttcgacgcgagaaagggacgccgttaagaagcaagtcgacgaaatgctacgcgacgacaccatccagccgtccaagagtccgtgggcgtctcccgtagtgttagtgaggaagagggatggaaccctacgtttctgcgtcgattatcgtcgcctgaacaaaatcacgaagaaggccgtgtaccctcttccacggatagacgacgccctggatcgactccacaacgcgaagcacttttcgtcgatggacctcaagaccggctactggcaaatcgaagtcgacgagagagaccgagaaaagacggcctttataacaccagacggcctcttcgagttcaaggtcatgcccttcggtctttgttcggcacctgcgacattccaacgtgttatggacacagtgctggctggcttgaagtggcagacgtgcctcgtgtacttggacgacgtcgttgtgtttgcctcaagcttcgaagaacacctccggcgccttgaagctgtacttgaaacaatcaagacctccggcctcactttgaagcctggaaagtgccgcttcgcgtacgaggagctcttgtttttgggtcacgttatcagcagggatggtgttcgcccagacccgcggaaaacagctgccatcgctgtcttcc
Proteins encoded:
- the LOC119394451 gene encoding 60S acidic ribosomal protein P2, with the protein product MRYVAAYLLASMGGNKDPSAADIEKILGSVGIESDSERLNKVISELKGKTRKTVDEVIAKGKEKLATMPSGGGAAAAAAPAPAAAAGGGAAAPKEAAKKEEKKEESEEDDDMGFGLFD